Proteins from a genomic interval of Nocardioidaceae bacterium:
- a CDS encoding MMPL family transporter codes for MTRLTDLVLRHRLLVAIGWLLIAVAGGATASTTVDRLSYDFALPGQEAYEVNQRIVEDFGSGGLNDPLLLVVEGDDAAGTAGQVAEAAARAVPGSRVVTPDDPGATGLSPDPATTVVVAYPPVTPGPSPYAEALPALEQIASQASGDGTTVALTGFTLLQEGGGDDRGLVVEVAIGAIGALVVLALVFGSLLAGVPLLVAAVSILGTFLALLGLTYLTDVSAVVEYLIALIGLGVAIDYSLLVVTRWREERSRGLANDEAVRESLRTAGRAVLFSGTTVAISLAALVIVPIPFLRSIGLGGLLIPLLSVGVSLTLVPALLSAVGPRLSWPRRSAATTRSRLWAGVARRVLRHRWLAIIGSVGVLLAMAAPALGITLGSAQLSSLTGSAPAASALSGAIEDGVPVGAVRPTELLVPTQDVSAVRDRVSSVEGVAAVAAPEGPAWRIEGSRLLQVWGADDPTTSAGRETLDRIRTLSADGTIDAEVGGSPAEDVDYIAAVYDNAVWVVLGVAIVTFLLLARALKSLWLPIKALALNVISLAAAYGLTVLIWQHGIGSELLFGQSATGAVTIWVPVAAFAFLFGLSMDYEVFLLSRMREEYDDLTATGAGSSAVPDGREATDRAVVEGMANTGRLVTSAALILFFAFIALSTVPAIEVKVLATTLALGIAIDAVIVRGVLAPALVGVLGRANWTIPGWLAKPLRVPAATR; via the coding sequence GTGACCCGACTGACCGACCTCGTCCTGCGCCACCGCCTGCTCGTGGCCATCGGCTGGCTGCTAATCGCCGTGGCAGGTGGCGCCACCGCCTCGACGACCGTCGACCGGCTGTCCTACGACTTCGCCCTCCCCGGTCAGGAGGCGTACGAGGTCAACCAGCGGATCGTGGAGGACTTCGGCAGCGGCGGTCTCAACGACCCGCTGCTGCTCGTCGTGGAGGGCGACGACGCAGCGGGCACCGCAGGTCAGGTGGCCGAGGCGGCGGCACGGGCCGTGCCCGGCAGCCGGGTGGTGACGCCGGACGACCCGGGAGCGACCGGCCTGTCCCCCGATCCCGCCACAACCGTCGTCGTGGCCTATCCCCCGGTGACGCCGGGTCCGTCCCCGTACGCCGAGGCGCTGCCGGCGCTGGAGCAGATCGCCTCCCAGGCGAGTGGGGACGGGACGACCGTGGCGCTCACCGGCTTCACGCTGCTGCAGGAGGGCGGCGGTGACGACCGAGGCCTGGTCGTCGAGGTGGCGATCGGCGCCATCGGTGCGCTGGTGGTGCTGGCGCTGGTCTTCGGGTCCCTGCTGGCGGGGGTGCCCCTGCTGGTCGCCGCGGTGTCGATCCTGGGGACCTTCCTGGCCCTCCTCGGGCTGACCTACCTGACCGACGTCTCGGCCGTGGTGGAGTACCTGATCGCCCTCATCGGCCTGGGCGTGGCCATCGACTACTCACTGCTCGTGGTGACGCGGTGGCGCGAGGAGCGCAGCAGGGGTCTCGCCAACGACGAGGCCGTGCGCGAGTCCTTGCGTACGGCCGGGCGCGCCGTGCTCTTCAGCGGCACGACCGTGGCCATCTCCCTCGCTGCGCTGGTGATCGTCCCGATCCCGTTCCTGCGGAGCATCGGCCTCGGCGGGCTGCTGATCCCGCTGCTCAGCGTGGGGGTCTCGCTGACGCTCGTGCCGGCCCTCCTCAGCGCCGTGGGCCCGAGGCTCAGCTGGCCACGTCGCTCGGCGGCGACGACCCGCAGCCGACTGTGGGCGGGGGTCGCGCGGCGAGTGCTGCGCCACCGGTGGCTTGCGATCATCGGCTCCGTCGGCGTCCTGCTCGCGATGGCGGCCCCGGCGCTCGGGATCACCCTCGGGAGTGCCCAGCTGAGCAGCCTGACGGGTTCGGCACCCGCGGCGAGCGCGCTCAGCGGTGCGATCGAGGACGGGGTGCCCGTGGGCGCCGTCCGCCCGACCGAGCTGCTGGTCCCGACCCAGGACGTGAGCGCCGTACGCGACCGGGTCTCCTCGGTCGAGGGGGTCGCTGCCGTGGCCGCCCCCGAGGGGCCCGCGTGGCGGATCGAGGGAAGCCGCCTGCTCCAGGTGTGGGGTGCCGACGACCCGACGACCTCCGCCGGGCGGGAGACGCTCGACCGGATCCGCACGCTCTCGGCCGACGGCACGATCGATGCCGAGGTGGGCGGCAGTCCCGCCGAGGACGTCGACTACATCGCGGCCGTCTACGACAACGCGGTCTGGGTGGTTCTCGGGGTCGCGATCGTGACGTTCCTGCTGCTCGCACGGGCCCTGAAGTCGCTGTGGCTGCCGATCAAGGCGCTGGCTCTGAACGTCATCTCGCTGGCGGCGGCGTACGGCCTGACCGTGTTGATCTGGCAGCACGGCATCGGCTCGGAGCTGCTCTTCGGACAGTCGGCGACCGGGGCCGTGACGATCTGGGTGCCGGTGGCAGCCTTCGCGTTCCTCTTCGGGCTCTCGATGGACTACGAGGTGTTCCTGCTCTCCCGGATGCGCGAGGAGTACGACGACCTCACCGCCACCGGTGCGGGGTCGTCCGCCGTCCCCGACGGCCGCGAGGCGACGGACCGTGCCGTGGTCGAGGGCATGGCGAACACCGGTCGGCTGGTGACGTCCGCGGCACTGATCCTGTTCTTCGCCTTCATCGCCCTCTCCACGGTGCCCGCGATCGAGGTGAAGGTGCTGGCGACAACCCTGGCGCTCGGCATCGCGATCGACGCCGTGATCGTGCGGGGCGTGCTGGCGCCCGCGCTCGTGGGCGTGCTGGGCCGTGCGAACTGGACGATCCCCGGGTGGCTCGCGAAGCCGCTGAGGGTGCCGGCTGCCACGAGGTGA
- a CDS encoding NADH-quinone oxidoreductase subunit M has translation MLTLLIAWPLLAGALLLLPGIPDRAARRLFVLAAAIEVVVAGVVWATYDSPAPGALSHEIDVPWIPGLDAGYHVGVDGLSLPLVLMTVVVVAACAVHTLAEDHRPARLAALLLALEGVTVGVFVAADLLLFFVFFDLSLVATYLVILGWGHGPADRVARSAVRFFLYTFLGSLAMLVGFAALFAASDPHTFDMVALAADPPFQGSGALGAAALGAVLLGLAIKTPTFPFHTWLPPAHTDAPTVGSVVLAAVLLKTGTYGFVRIAMPMFPEAWRAWAPVLLVVAIVSVLWGALVALAQTDLKRMVAYTSVNHMGYVLLGLAAAGFLGGALDGEAAEEARAVAVTGAVVLMVSHGLLTGAMFLLAGALWDRRDGSADPYDLHAYGGLARLTPRFSVLLAVAAFGSLGIPGMSGFVGEVQVFAGSLATAPWAALAVLGILVTAALMLRALHLLLAGAPGGRSTGLTDLTAREYAPVGALLALSVAIGVLPGPLVAVIEPAASAVAAYVAR, from the coding sequence GTGCTGACCCTGCTCATCGCCTGGCCGCTCCTCGCCGGCGCGCTGCTGCTCCTCCCGGGCATCCCCGACCGCGCCGCGCGCCGTCTCTTCGTGCTCGCGGCCGCGATCGAGGTCGTCGTCGCGGGCGTCGTGTGGGCCACCTACGACTCCCCGGCGCCGGGGGCCCTGTCGCACGAGATCGACGTGCCGTGGATCCCCGGCCTCGACGCGGGCTACCACGTCGGTGTCGACGGGCTCTCCCTCCCGCTCGTGCTGATGACGGTCGTGGTGGTCGCCGCCTGCGCCGTGCACACGCTGGCCGAGGACCACCGTCCCGCGAGGCTCGCAGCACTGCTCCTGGCGCTCGAGGGCGTCACCGTGGGCGTCTTCGTCGCCGCCGACCTGCTGCTCTTCTTCGTGTTCTTCGACCTCTCGCTGGTCGCGACCTACCTCGTCATCCTCGGCTGGGGCCACGGACCCGCCGACCGCGTCGCCCGCAGCGCGGTGCGCTTCTTCCTCTACACCTTCCTGGGGTCGCTGGCGATGCTGGTGGGGTTCGCGGCGCTGTTCGCCGCCAGCGACCCGCACACCTTCGACATGGTCGCGCTCGCCGCCGACCCGCCGTTCCAGGGCAGCGGCGCCCTCGGCGCCGCGGCCCTCGGCGCGGTGCTGCTGGGGCTGGCGATCAAGACCCCGACGTTCCCCTTCCACACCTGGCTGCCACCGGCTCACACCGACGCCCCGACCGTCGGGTCCGTGGTGCTCGCCGCGGTGCTGCTGAAGACGGGCACGTACGGCTTCGTCCGCATCGCGATGCCGATGTTCCCCGAGGCCTGGCGCGCGTGGGCGCCCGTGCTGCTGGTCGTCGCCATCGTCTCGGTGCTCTGGGGAGCTCTGGTCGCCCTCGCCCAGACCGACCTGAAGCGGATGGTCGCGTACACCTCGGTCAACCACATGGGCTACGTGCTGCTCGGACTCGCCGCAGCAGGGTTTCTCGGGGGTGCGCTCGACGGCGAGGCAGCCGAGGAGGCCCGCGCCGTCGCCGTGACCGGGGCGGTCGTCCTGATGGTGAGCCACGGCCTGCTCACCGGTGCGATGTTCCTGCTGGCGGGCGCGCTGTGGGACCGCCGCGACGGCTCGGCGGACCCGTACGACCTCCACGCGTACGGGGGTCTCGCCCGACTCACCCCGCGCTTCTCGGTGCTGCTGGCGGTCGCGGCGTTCGGATCGCTCGGGATCCCCGGCATGAGCGGGTTCGTCGGCGAGGTGCAGGTCTTCGCCGGGTCCCTGGCGACCGCGCCGTGGGCGGCGCTGGCGGTGCTCGGGATCCTCGTCACCGCCGCCCTGATGCTGCGCGCCCTGCACCTGCTGCTGGCCGGCGCCCCCGGTGGGAGGTCCACGGGCCTGACAGACCTGACGGCACGGGAGTACGCGCCGGTCGGTGCGCTCCTGGCCCTCTCGGTCGCCATCGGCGTGCTCCCGGGTCCGCTGGTGGCCGTGATCGAGCCCGCCGCCTCCGCCGTCGCGGCGTACGTGGCCCGGTGA
- a CDS encoding multidrug efflux MFS transporter, which produces MSVPTRDTVALHPDEAVGSPYAVLRWLVVAAFVVILNETVMVNAIPRLMVQFEVSESAAQWLSTAFMLTMAVVIPATGWFLQRFTTRQAFAAAMGTFIAGTVLAAAAPTFGVLIAARVVQASGTAVMIPLLMTTLMTIVPAHDRGRVMGNVTLAISVAPALGPTVAGVVLQVASWRWLFLVMLPIAVAIAVVSLRKLTDVGETKPGSLDVPSLVLAALGFGSLVFGLSALGPEASSPVPPWMLIVAGLAVVGGFAWRQQSRVRHPNGPLLDLRTLAYATYSKAIVLQAFAFLTLMGAMILLPLTLQDLRGLSPLATGLLVAPAGLAMGLAGPRVGRAYDRVGARPLMVPGSIAVVVGLAGLSLLAASGPLPLVVGAHLVLMIGLACLMTPAFTLGLGALPQPLYSHGSSLLGTAQQVAAALGTAVSILVLSARSASLSAGGASPDDAYAGGVAWAFGAAAVLGLITIALAVSMPNRPSSDAEHSAGAPVAAH; this is translated from the coding sequence ATGTCAGTCCCCACCCGCGACACCGTCGCGCTCCACCCCGACGAAGCAGTGGGGTCCCCGTACGCCGTGCTGCGGTGGCTCGTCGTCGCCGCCTTCGTGGTGATCCTGAACGAGACCGTGATGGTCAACGCGATCCCGCGCCTGATGGTGCAGTTCGAGGTCAGCGAGTCGGCGGCCCAGTGGCTCTCGACGGCGTTCATGCTGACGATGGCCGTCGTGATCCCGGCGACGGGATGGTTCCTGCAGCGGTTCACCACGCGCCAGGCGTTCGCGGCGGCGATGGGCACCTTCATCGCGGGCACCGTGCTCGCCGCGGCGGCGCCGACCTTCGGTGTCCTGATCGCGGCGCGGGTGGTGCAGGCCTCCGGCACCGCGGTGATGATCCCGCTGCTGATGACCACCCTGATGACCATCGTCCCGGCGCATGACCGTGGTCGCGTCATGGGCAACGTCACCCTGGCGATCTCGGTGGCCCCGGCGCTCGGTCCGACGGTCGCGGGCGTCGTGCTGCAGGTGGCGTCGTGGCGCTGGCTGTTCCTGGTCATGCTCCCCATCGCGGTGGCGATCGCCGTCGTGTCGCTGCGCAAGCTCACCGATGTCGGCGAGACGAAGCCCGGCTCGCTCGACGTCCCGAGCCTCGTGCTCGCCGCTCTCGGGTTCGGTTCGCTCGTCTTCGGTCTCTCCGCGCTGGGTCCCGAGGCCTCCTCGCCGGTCCCGCCGTGGATGCTCATCGTCGCCGGGCTGGCCGTCGTCGGCGGGTTCGCCTGGCGCCAGCAGAGCCGCGTACGCCACCCGAACGGGCCGCTGCTCGACCTGCGCACGCTCGCGTACGCCACCTACAGCAAGGCCATCGTGCTGCAGGCCTTCGCGTTCCTGACGCTGATGGGCGCCATGATCCTGCTGCCGCTGACGCTGCAGGACCTGCGTGGACTGTCTCCGCTCGCGACCGGTCTGCTGGTCGCCCCGGCCGGACTCGCCATGGGTCTCGCGGGCCCGCGGGTGGGCCGCGCGTACGACCGCGTCGGCGCCCGCCCGCTGATGGTGCCGGGCTCGATCGCGGTCGTCGTCGGGCTCGCAGGCCTGAGTCTGCTGGCCGCGTCCGGCCCGCTGCCGTTGGTCGTCGGGGCGCACCTGGTGCTGATGATCGGTCTCGCGTGCCTGATGACGCCGGCGTTCACCCTCGGGCTCGGGGCGCTCCCGCAGCCGCTGTACTCCCACGGCTCGTCGCTGCTGGGCACGGCCCAGCAGGTCGCAGCGGCGCTCGGCACGGCCGTGTCGATCCTGGTGCTGTCGGCCCGCAGCGCCTCGCTCTCCGCGGGCGGCGCGTCGCCGGACGACGCGTACGCCGGGGGCGTGGCGTGGGCCTTCGGTGCCGCCGCGGTGCTCGGACTGATCACGATCGCGTTGGCGGTGTCGATGCCGAACCGCCCGAGCTCGGACGCCGAGCACTCCGCCGGCGCACCTGTCGCCGCTCACTGA
- a CDS encoding NADH-quinone oxidoreductase subunit A, with protein sequence MPDAFPALALLLTVVATAIAGVRLTGRGLAVGDGPLPVLPYTSGHLPTQHALSRYHARWYAGSVVFLAFDVEMLFMYPWAVVVADLGPGAVVEMFGFLTLVLLAVLWARREGALSWA encoded by the coding sequence GTGCCCGATGCCTTCCCCGCCCTCGCGCTGCTGCTGACGGTGGTCGCGACGGCCATCGCGGGCGTACGTCTCACGGGGCGTGGGCTCGCGGTCGGCGACGGTCCGCTGCCGGTGCTGCCGTACACCTCCGGACATCTCCCGACCCAGCACGCACTGAGCCGGTACCACGCGCGCTGGTACGCGGGTTCCGTGGTCTTCCTCGCCTTCGACGTCGAGATGCTGTTCATGTATCCCTGGGCCGTCGTCGTCGCCGACCTGGGGCCCGGTGCGGTGGTCGAGATGTTCGGCTTCCTCACCCTGGTGCTTCTCGCGGTCCTGTGGGCACGCCGGGAGGGGGCGTTGTCATGGGCCTGA
- a CDS encoding NADH-quinone oxidoreductase subunit J — protein sequence MQVTDAGLLTHLAYAALALTAVAAGVAVFVVDSMARATWALGTSFVCVGLALVLMGQSYLGVITVLMMVMEMAVMAVYMQMFMGMNPALMPMSMVHSHRTAVLAGVGTFAALAAAALLIPWPDRRTTPLSSPDADVTAAMGRDIMGAHELVMLAVGPVMVATVVVGVVLSVRGSRYDRLGDDLDLDPDRKAHR from the coding sequence ATGCAGGTGACCGATGCCGGACTCCTCACCCACCTCGCGTACGCCGCCCTCGCCCTCACCGCGGTCGCCGCGGGTGTCGCGGTGTTCGTGGTGGACTCCATGGCCCGAGCGACCTGGGCGCTCGGCACCTCGTTCGTGTGCGTCGGACTCGCGCTGGTGCTGATGGGACAGAGCTACCTCGGCGTGATCACCGTGCTGATGATGGTCATGGAGATGGCGGTCATGGCGGTCTACATGCAGATGTTCATGGGCATGAACCCCGCCCTCATGCCGATGAGCATGGTGCACTCCCACCGCACGGCGGTCCTCGCGGGCGTCGGCACCTTCGCCGCGCTCGCTGCCGCCGCCCTGCTGATCCCGTGGCCCGACCGCCGGACGACGCCGCTCAGCTCCCCGGACGCCGACGTCACCGCCGCGATGGGCCGCGACATCATGGGCGCCCACGAGCTCGTCATGCTCGCCGTCGGACCGGTCATGGTCGCCACCGTCGTCGTCGGCGTGGTGCTCAGCGTGCGCGGCAGCCGGTACGACCGGCTCGGCGACGACCTCGACCTCGACCCGGACCGGAAGGCGCACCGATGA
- a CDS encoding NADH-quinone oxidoreductase subunit H — MTLLAAVGLVAATLTLAWLSAATGVAYAGGSRSTALRAPAYESARLLRQRRRRTVDADRLLLTLAVVGLFPIAVLMAALVPFGDGPAAATLLVSGIGIVWINAFDVTVWALVWLLGWGPNAASGLVGGYRFLAQALAYELPLMFALTAPAIAAGSLDLRVVADAQTVPYALWMPVAFAAYCLGVLGFSLRGPLASPTTPDIDGGVLAELSGTDALLVRAGRHALLGAGALAAVPLFLAGGSGPLLPAPVWVLLKAAALTAALAWVASRVPAVRPDRLFAVAWTWLLPAVLVQLLVVSVVAQAGLTAAGGR, encoded by the coding sequence ATGACCCTGCTCGCCGCCGTCGGCCTCGTCGCGGCCACCCTCACGCTCGCATGGCTCTCGGCGGCCACGGGGGTGGCGTACGCCGGCGGGTCGCGGAGCACCGCGCTCCGTGCCCCCGCGTACGAGAGCGCCCGCCTGCTGCGGCAGCGTCGGCGCCGCACGGTGGACGCCGACCGGCTCCTGCTCACCCTCGCGGTGGTCGGGCTGTTCCCGATCGCGGTGCTCATGGCGGCACTCGTCCCGTTCGGCGACGGTCCCGCCGCGGCGACCCTGCTCGTCAGCGGCATCGGCATCGTGTGGATCAACGCGTTCGACGTCACCGTCTGGGCGCTGGTCTGGTTGCTGGGCTGGGGACCGAACGCCGCGTCGGGCCTGGTGGGCGGCTACCGCTTCCTCGCCCAGGCGCTGGCCTACGAGCTGCCGTTGATGTTCGCGCTCACCGCACCCGCCATCGCAGCGGGCAGCCTCGACCTGCGGGTCGTCGCCGACGCGCAGACGGTGCCGTACGCGCTGTGGATGCCGGTCGCGTTCGCGGCCTACTGCCTCGGCGTGCTCGGCTTCAGCCTCCGAGGACCCCTGGCCTCGCCGACCACGCCCGACATCGACGGCGGCGTGCTCGCCGAGCTGTCCGGCACCGACGCGCTGCTGGTCCGGGCCGGCCGCCACGCCCTGCTGGGCGCCGGGGCCCTGGCGGCGGTGCCGTTGTTCCTGGCCGGGGGATCGGGGCCGCTGCTCCCGGCGCCGGTGTGGGTGCTCCTCAAGGCTGCGGCGCTCACCGCCGCCCTGGCCTGGGTGGCGAGCCGCGTCCCTGCCGTGCGTCCCGACCGTCTCTTCGCCGTCGCCTGGACGTGGCTGCTGCCCGCGGTGCTCGTGCAGCTCCTCGTCGTCTCGGTCGTCGCGCAGGCGGGGTTGACCGCAGCAGGAGGCCGCTGA
- a CDS encoding NADH-quinone oxidoreductase subunit K: MTLETVLLTAAALIGVGVYGAMSQQVVVMVMMGIELAVAGVLLALGGLWWFTSPDVSLQTLGLVVLAAMTVEMATGFAVATLLHRRDGTDMTDMAAGLHE; the protein is encoded by the coding sequence ATGACCCTGGAGACCGTGCTGCTCACCGCCGCTGCGCTGATCGGCGTCGGGGTGTACGGCGCCATGTCCCAACAGGTCGTCGTGATGGTGATGATGGGCATCGAGCTGGCCGTTGCGGGGGTGCTGCTGGCCCTGGGCGGTCTGTGGTGGTTCACCAGTCCCGATGTGTCGCTCCAGACGCTCGGGCTGGTCGTGCTGGCCGCGATGACCGTCGAGATGGCCACGGGATTCGCGGTCGCCACCCTCCTGCACCGTCGCGACGGCACCGACATGACCGACATGGCGGCAGGCCTGCATGAGTGA
- a CDS encoding DUF998 domain-containing protein, giving the protein MTAGATEPGYRPAQQYLSELAARDSGVAPWAIGAFLASATAHAAGAVALWRARARAAAAALGAAALAVIGIAGFRLSGSGAGDVLDTLHAASVVAYQVAWVLAVVAWGRARTATPLAVALAVAVVVAVTSTVLLVLSLGDSTGVPGVLQRCWVVVDQAWLLVATLIATRLATRLATRVTQGSRPPAGPAR; this is encoded by the coding sequence GTGACGGCCGGGGCCACCGAGCCGGGCTACCGCCCGGCGCAGCAGTACCTCTCCGAGCTCGCCGCCCGCGACTCCGGCGTCGCCCCGTGGGCCATCGGCGCCTTCCTCGCCAGCGCGACCGCCCACGCGGCGGGGGCGGTCGCCCTGTGGCGGGCTCGTGCGCGTGCGGCCGCCGCAGCGCTCGGCGCGGCGGCGCTCGCGGTGATCGGGATCGCTGGGTTCCGGCTCTCGGGGAGCGGCGCCGGCGACGTGCTCGACACCCTCCACGCGGCCTCGGTGGTCGCCTACCAGGTGGCGTGGGTGCTCGCCGTCGTCGCCTGGGGGAGGGCACGTACGGCGACACCCCTCGCCGTCGCCCTCGCCGTCGCAGTCGTCGTCGCGGTGACGTCCACCGTGCTGCTGGTGCTCTCGCTGGGCGACTCGACCGGCGTGCCGGGTGTGCTGCAGCGCTGCTGGGTGGTGGTCGACCAGGCCTGGCTCCTGGTGGCGACCCTGATCGCGACCCGGCTCGCGACCCGGCTCGCGACGCGGGTCACGCAGGGCTCGCGGCCTCCAGCAGGTCCTGCTCGATGA
- a CDS encoding MarR family winged helix-turn-helix transcriptional regulator, which translates to MAERAAGWSGGDPDDLTSLTLIRVSLVFRRVFTETLAPFDLPPQHFSVLLHLVQKPGRSQADLAREVLATPQSVGELLRGMEESGLVERTPPEGRGLPARVYASERGRALLEEVTPHVLAAFSAESLGLPESTYERLNGDLHTILHALGG; encoded by the coding sequence ATGGCCGAGCGTGCAGCGGGATGGAGCGGCGGGGACCCCGACGACCTCACCTCCTTGACCCTGATCCGCGTCTCGCTCGTCTTCAGACGCGTCTTCACCGAGACGCTCGCGCCGTTCGACCTCCCACCTCAGCACTTCAGCGTCCTGCTGCACCTGGTGCAGAAGCCCGGACGGAGCCAGGCCGATCTCGCCCGCGAGGTGCTGGCGACGCCGCAGTCGGTCGGCGAGCTCCTCCGTGGGATGGAGGAGAGCGGTCTGGTCGAGCGCACCCCGCCCGAGGGGCGCGGACTCCCTGCACGCGTGTACGCCTCCGAGCGCGGGCGCGCGCTGCTCGAGGAGGTGACCCCCCACGTCCTCGCTGCCTTCTCCGCGGAGTCGCTGGGCCTCCCGGAGTCGACGTACGAGCGACTCAACGGCGACCTCCACACGATCCTGCACGCCCTCGGCGGGTGA
- a CDS encoding alpha/beta fold hydrolase: MPVTTVRLGGRPDQPLLLLGPAAGTSVQALWTAAARLLATHFQVVGWDLPGHGSNLRPPPGHDGTYPTMSLDGLARDVLDALDRLLDTAPGARPTPVHYAGHGIGGAVGLKIALDRPPQVASLAMLGCCLEPGGDVLALDPRDPGMSARIERDHPRVAASLRAAADRVDVDAVLAVRWAHSRIDLRARLGDLRLPVLAVHGAQDPLCSADSVATVLAETGAAGSGRARTEVLEGVGHLPAAEAPEAVAALVRDHALGLEPLDEQTPVPGSDSPLDPVTEALVLLALAAGRRGSTGEDGARAVLGASRAAVRAGAAVPAVARTLSLAWGDRDADGRLTAKVTRMLEADR; this comes from the coding sequence GTGCCCGTCACCACCGTCCGCCTCGGGGGCCGCCCCGACCAGCCGCTGCTGCTGCTCGGTCCCGCCGCGGGCACCTCGGTGCAGGCGCTCTGGACGGCTGCGGCGAGGCTGCTGGCGACGCACTTCCAGGTGGTCGGGTGGGACCTGCCCGGTCACGGCTCGAACCTGCGCCCACCGCCGGGGCACGACGGGACGTACCCGACCATGTCCCTGGACGGACTGGCACGCGACGTGCTCGACGCCCTCGACCGGCTGCTCGACACCGCGCCCGGCGCACGTCCCACGCCGGTGCACTACGCAGGGCACGGCATCGGTGGCGCCGTCGGGCTCAAGATCGCACTGGACCGTCCGCCGCAGGTCGCGAGCCTCGCGATGCTCGGCTGCTGCCTGGAACCGGGCGGCGACGTGCTCGCGCTCGACCCGCGCGACCCCGGGATGAGCGCCCGCATCGAGCGCGACCATCCGCGCGTCGCCGCGTCCCTGCGGGCAGCGGCGGACCGGGTCGACGTCGACGCGGTGCTGGCGGTCCGATGGGCTCACAGCCGCATCGACCTGCGCGCGCGGCTGGGTGACCTCCGCCTGCCCGTGCTCGCCGTGCACGGCGCGCAGGACCCGCTGTGCTCCGCCGACAGCGTCGCGACGGTGCTCGCCGAGACCGGCGCCGCCGGCTCGGGCAGGGCGCGGACCGAGGTGCTGGAGGGCGTCGGACACCTGCCCGCTGCGGAGGCGCCCGAGGCCGTCGCCGCCCTCGTCCGCGACCACGCCCTCGGGCTGGAGCCGCTGGACGAGCAGACACCCGTGCCGGGCAGCGACAGTCCGCTCGACCCGGTCACCGAGGCGCTGGTGCTGCTCGCGCTCGCCGCCGGTCGACGCGGCTCGACGGGCGAGGACGGCGCCCGGGCGGTGCTCGGCGCCTCACGGGCAGCGGTACGTGCCGGCGCGGCTGTGCCCGCGGTGGCACGCACGCTGAGCCTGGCCTGGGGTGACCGGGACGCCGACGGTCGACTGACCGCCAAGGTCACCCGCATGCTCGAGGCCGACCGCTGA
- a CDS encoding vanadium-dependent haloperoxidase, which produces MLPALVVTACTRSSEQHGGDESALYTWYEQTDRAVSTSGAPDPVAARTWALAWWAADRAVDRAVEGEEDGAFVDAAVARAVHDVLVAVVPERRARLDAALDPDADEVGEAAGATAAAEVLAERSEDGLDRDSAEGPFDLPPPQPGVWRPTPPGDLTPRQVGVATATPFILESPDQLRPGPPPQPGTERYRRDLAEVRDLGSADSASRTPEQTEVGLFWAGSELAVQVDLVEEAMRAAEVSTVEGVRLLSAFHRITADAEIAVFDAKYTYLGWRPVTAIRVDGDGDPRTPRVPGWEPLIGTPPHPEYPSAHTVYAAAGAAVLEHFLGPEPAAPLEIPGTRTGDTVRTYTSWQQSVTENEDARVWAGIHLRTSDEVGSKLGRRVAAYALARL; this is translated from the coding sequence GTGCTGCCTGCTCTCGTTGTGACAGCTTGTACTCGGAGTTCTGAGCAACACGGCGGTGACGAGAGCGCCCTGTACACCTGGTACGAGCAGACCGACCGGGCAGTCTCCACCTCGGGAGCCCCCGATCCGGTCGCGGCGCGCACGTGGGCGCTGGCGTGGTGGGCCGCCGACCGGGCGGTAGACCGGGCGGTCGAGGGCGAGGAGGACGGGGCGTTCGTCGATGCCGCGGTGGCACGGGCGGTGCACGACGTGCTGGTCGCCGTCGTCCCCGAACGACGCGCACGCCTCGACGCGGCGCTGGACCCCGACGCGGACGAGGTCGGTGAGGCAGCCGGAGCGACGGCTGCGGCAGAGGTCCTGGCCGAGCGCTCCGAGGACGGGTTGGACCGTGACTCCGCCGAGGGTCCGTTCGATCTGCCGCCGCCGCAGCCCGGGGTGTGGCGTCCGACCCCACCCGGTGACCTCACGCCGCGTCAGGTCGGGGTGGCGACGGCGACACCGTTCATCCTCGAGTCGCCCGACCAGCTCCGCCCGGGTCCGCCGCCGCAGCCGGGCACGGAGCGCTACCGCCGCGACCTGGCGGAGGTGCGCGACCTCGGCAGCGCCGACAGCGCCTCGCGTACGCCGGAGCAGACCGAGGTCGGGCTGTTCTGGGCCGGCTCGGAGCTGGCCGTGCAGGTGGACCTGGTGGAGGAGGCCATGCGGGCGGCGGAGGTCTCGACCGTCGAGGGCGTCCGTCTGCTGTCCGCGTTCCACCGCATCACTGCCGACGCCGAGATCGCGGTGTTCGACGCGAAGTACACCTACCTCGGCTGGCGTCCTGTCACCGCAATCCGCGTGGACGGCGACGGTGACCCGCGTACGCCGCGGGTGCCCGGCTGGGAGCCGCTGATCGGCACGCCACCGCACCCGGAGTACCCCAGCGCCCACACCGTGTACGCCGCCGCCGGGGCCGCGGTGCTCGAGCACTTCCTCGGCCCCGAACCTGCCGCGCCGTTGGAGATCCCGGGCACCAGGACCGGGGACACGGTGCGGACCTACACGAGCTGGCAGCAGTCGGTCACCGAGAACGAGGACGCGCGGGTGTGGGCGGGTATCCACCTGCGCACGAGCGACGAGGTCGGCTCGAAGCTTGGGCGGCGGGTGGCTGCGTACGCACTCGCGCGCCTGTGA